The following are encoded in a window of Roseivirga misakiensis genomic DNA:
- a CDS encoding SDR family NAD(P)-dependent oxidoreductase, whose protein sequence is MEGKTILIVGASSGIGKSITEMILAKGAKVISASRQNPNISSVEHYTIDVTSDEIDFSFLPEVLDGVVYAPGSINLKPFHRLKTDEFQQDIQINVLGAIRVLQASFKALKKSDNPSVVLFSTVAAKLGMNFHSSIATAKGAVEGLAKSLAAEWSMHRIRVNVLSPSLTETPLAERLLANDDKKEASNKRHPIGRFGRPEDLAHMATLLLSDEGSWITGQVIGIDGGVGALKP, encoded by the coding sequence ATGGAGGGTAAAACTATACTCATCGTTGGAGCCAGTTCAGGAATTGGTAAAAGTATCACGGAGATGATTTTAGCCAAGGGCGCTAAAGTCATCTCAGCTTCTAGGCAAAACCCAAACATTTCTAGTGTAGAACATTATACGATAGATGTTACCTCAGATGAAATAGATTTCAGCTTTTTACCAGAGGTATTGGATGGCGTTGTTTATGCGCCAGGTTCAATCAATCTAAAGCCATTTCACAGACTAAAGACAGATGAGTTCCAACAAGATATTCAAATCAATGTCTTAGGAGCTATCAGAGTACTTCAAGCCTCATTCAAGGCCTTAAAAAAGTCAGACAACCCTTCTGTCGTTTTATTTAGTACAGTAGCTGCAAAGTTGGGTATGAATTTCCATTCATCGATAGCAACAGCTAAAGGAGCTGTAGAAGGTTTGGCGAAATCACTAGCCGCTGAATGGAGTATGCACAGAATCAGGGTCAATGTACTTTCTCCATCGCTTACTGAAACACCTTTGGCAGAAAGGCTTTTGGCAAATGATGATAAAAAAGAAGCTTCTAATAAAAGACACCCGATTGGTAGATTTGGTCGGCCAGAAGATTTAGCGCACATGGCCACCTTACTTTTATCTGACGAAGGATCTTGGATTACAGGACAAGTAATCGGTATAGACGGAGGCGTTGGCGCCTTGAAACCTTAA
- the folE gene encoding GTP cyclohydrolase I FolE — protein MLNTQPNTLTIDEIGDEHIGTSYDTPLKEDAFNIDDDLKMSLIEDKFRDIMDIMGLDLTDDSLKGTPKRVAKMYIKEVFSGLNPENKPKIALFENKYQYNEMLVEKDITFYSNCEHHFVPIIGKAHVAYISSGKVIGLSKINRIVNYYAKRPQVQERLTVQIANELKEILETEDVAVVIDAEHLCVSSRGVEDVNSSTVTAQFSGKFKEEGTKSEFFSYVNNKIK, from the coding sequence ATGTTGAATACCCAGCCTAATACATTGACAATAGACGAGATTGGTGATGAGCATATTGGCACATCATACGATACACCTTTAAAGGAGGATGCCTTTAATATAGATGATGACCTTAAGATGTCTCTTATTGAAGATAAGTTCAGGGACATTATGGATATTATGGGACTTGACCTTACAGATGACAGCCTTAAGGGGACTCCAAAAAGGGTAGCCAAAATGTATATCAAAGAAGTTTTCAGCGGACTAAATCCTGAAAACAAACCAAAAATAGCCCTCTTTGAAAACAAGTATCAGTACAATGAAATGCTGGTAGAAAAGGATATCACCTTTTATTCAAATTGTGAGCATCACTTCGTACCGATCATTGGCAAGGCACATGTGGCTTATATCTCAAGTGGTAAAGTGATAGGTCTTTCTAAGATCAATCGAATAGTAAATTATTATGCAAAAAGACCTCAAGTCCAAGAAAGACTAACGGTGCAGATTGCTAATGAATTAAAAGAGATTCTAGAAACCGAAGATGTGGCAGTAGTAATTGATGCAGAACACTTGTGTGTTTCATCTAGAGGAGTTGAGGATGTGAACAGTAGTACTGTGACAGCCCAGTTTTCTGGAAAATTTAAAGAAGAAGGCACTAAGAGCGAGTTCTTCTCATATGTCAACAACAAAATCAAATAA
- a CDS encoding 6-pyruvoyl trahydropterin synthase family protein, whose translation MKVAVYRKEHFNAAHRLHNPNWSDEKNEEIFGKCNNKYYHGHNYELIVKVSGESDPDTGYVYDMKLLSDLIKEHVADKFDHKNLNLDVEEFKSLNPTAENIVVVIYDILRNKIEEHLDLKVTLYETERNYVEYPA comes from the coding sequence ATGAAAGTAGCAGTTTATCGAAAGGAGCATTTTAATGCTGCCCATAGATTACATAATCCGAATTGGTCCGACGAAAAGAACGAAGAAATTTTTGGAAAGTGTAATAACAAATATTATCACGGCCATAATTATGAGCTCATAGTGAAGGTAAGTGGTGAATCAGATCCGGATACAGGCTATGTATATGATATGAAGTTGCTAAGCGATCTGATTAAAGAGCATGTAGCCGACAAATTCGATCATAAAAACTTAAATCTAGATGTGGAAGAGTTCAAATCTCTTAACCCAACAGCAGAAAATATAGTTGTAGTGATCTATGACATTTTAAGAAACAAAATCGAGGAACATCTTGATTTAAAAGTAACACTATACGAGACCGAAAGAAATTATGTTGAATACCCAGCCTAA
- a CDS encoding collagen binding domain-containing protein codes for MKNQIKTLAAAAIFMASGFLASANESEREISLTTENQKAVVLKMDNVKAGTQISLLDANGKVLFQDQADAEAYGKVFNLSKLEKGQLQLEIENDETLEVMSIEVTEQSARIESSSKQLIEKPIIKHNGEGMKIYFGNDHDGMKVSVYDEQGALAFRDNVESNGAMKRYDISKLSSGKYKVQFTADGRSFYHTITLD; via the coding sequence ATGAAAAATCAAATCAAAACTTTAGCAGCAGCAGCAATATTTATGGCCAGCGGATTTTTAGCATCAGCTAACGAATCCGAAAGAGAAATCTCTCTTACTACTGAAAATCAAAAAGCAGTTGTATTGAAAATGGACAACGTTAAAGCTGGAACTCAAATTTCACTTTTGGATGCAAATGGCAAAGTGTTATTCCAAGACCAAGCGGACGCAGAAGCCTACGGTAAGGTATTCAACCTTTCAAAATTAGAAAAAGGTCAATTACAATTAGAGATCGAAAACGACGAAACTTTAGAGGTTATGTCAATTGAAGTAACTGAGCAGTCAGCTAGAATTGAATCATCTAGTAAGCAGTTAATCGAGAAGCCAATTATCAAGCATAATGGTGAAGGCATGAAAATCTACTTCGGTAATGATCATGATGGAATGAAGGTTTCAGTTTACGATGAGCAAGGCGCTCTTGCTTTCAGAGACAATGTAGAATCTAATGGTGCAATGAAAAGATACGATATCTCAAAATTGTCATCAGGAAAGTATAAAGTACAGTTTACTGCAGACGGCAGAAGCTTTTATCATACAATCACTCTAGATTAA
- a CDS encoding BrxA/BrxB family bacilliredoxin, producing the protein MYPEHLLVPFRQELTEAGFTELKTAEAVEDHLTDHKGTSLVVINSVCGCAAGTARPGVKMALKLSDKQPDNLTTVFAGGDIEATSKVREFHLPFPPSSPSVALFKDGELVHFVERHHIEGRSAEIIGNHLADVFEEHC; encoded by the coding sequence ATGTATCCAGAACATTTATTAGTCCCATTTAGACAAGAGTTGACTGAAGCTGGCTTTACTGAATTAAAGACGGCCGAGGCTGTAGAAGATCACTTGACTGATCATAAAGGCACCTCACTTGTTGTAATTAATTCCGTATGTGGTTGTGCCGCTGGTACTGCAAGGCCAGGTGTGAAAATGGCATTAAAGCTTTCAGATAAGCAACCTGACAACCTAACAACAGTCTTTGCTGGTGGTGACATTGAAGCAACATCAAAGGTTCGTGAATTCCACCTACCATTCCCTCCATCTTCACCTTCTGTCGCACTATTTAAAGATGGTGAGCTAGTTCATTTTGTTGAAAGACACCACATTGAAGGACGTTCAGCAGAGATTATTGGTAATCATCTAGCCGATGTTTTTGAAGAACATTGCTAG
- a CDS encoding SUF system Fe-S cluster assembly protein, with protein MTDGIKENLRDDVVAAIKTVYDPEIPVDIYELGLIYEINVFPVNNVYVLMTLTSPSCPAAEIIPEETKQRIKEIEGVNDVEIELTFDPPYTQDMMSEEAKLELGFM; from the coding sequence ATGACAGACGGAATTAAAGAAAACCTGAGAGATGACGTTGTAGCGGCAATCAAAACCGTTTACGATCCGGAAATCCCTGTTGATATTTATGAGCTCGGTTTGATTTATGAGATTAATGTTTTTCCAGTAAATAACGTCTACGTTTTGATGACACTAACTTCGCCCTCCTGCCCTGCAGCAGAGATAATACCTGAAGAAACCAAACAGAGGATCAAAGAAATCGAAGGAGTGAATGATGTAGAGATTGAACTTACTTTCGACCCTCCTTATACCCAAGACATGATGTCTGAAGAGGCCAAGCTAGAATTGGGCTTTATGTAA
- a CDS encoding SufE family protein codes for MSQSVNDIQDEIAEEFSMLDGNLEMTIEYIMELGNQLPDMEESLKTDDNIVKGCQSKVWLNAKADGDKLVFAADSNTAITKGLVSILVRILSNRTPQEVVDADLYFIDKIGLNRFIGTQRSNGLGAMMKQMKIYGLAYSAKTEQQRN; via the coding sequence ATGAGTCAGTCAGTTAATGACATACAAGACGAAATAGCCGAGGAATTTTCTATGCTAGATGGCAACCTAGAAATGACCATCGAATATATCATGGAACTTGGAAATCAACTTCCTGACATGGAAGAATCTTTGAAAACTGATGACAACATCGTTAAGGGTTGTCAATCAAAGGTTTGGCTCAACGCGAAAGCTGATGGAGACAAGCTTGTTTTCGCCGCAGATAGCAACACGGCTATTACCAAAGGGTTGGTTAGTATTTTGGTTCGAATATTATCGAACCGAACGCCTCAAGAAGTTGTAGATGCTGACCTTTACTTTATTGATAAAATAGGCTTAAATCGATTCATCGGTACGCAACGTTCAAATGGTTTGGGTGCTATGATGAAACAAATGAAGATATACGGGCTAGCGTATTCGGCTAAAACTGAGCAACAGCGGAATTAA
- a CDS encoding aminotransferase class V-fold PLP-dependent enzyme: MSSIVKHQTLDIEKIRSEFPVLHQEVNGKPLIYFDNAATNQKPQRVMDALSYYYAHDNANIHRGIHTLAERATAAFEETRKAVQNFIGANEAEEIIFTKGTSESINLVASSWGRKFLNAGDEVLISTMEHHSNIVPWQMICEERGASLKVMPINPEGEILLEEAEKLITVKTKMVAFNHASNTLGTVNPVKRLTKIAHSVGAKVLVDGAQSTSHLKVDVRDLDVDFFAFSAHKMYGPTGLGILYGKRSVLEKMPPYQGGGEMIKEVSFGKTTYNDIPYKFEAGTPDIANVIALKKAIEFIDELGKENIAAYESELLRYGTEKLSAIEGVRIVGTAKEKVSVISFEVEGIHHFDLGMWLDAKGIAVRTGHHCTQPLMDHFCIEGTARASFSVYNTKEEIDAFIEALKVIISKFK; encoded by the coding sequence TTGTCAAGTATAGTTAAGCATCAGACTTTAGATATTGAGAAAATTAGATCAGAGTTTCCGGTACTTCACCAAGAGGTGAACGGGAAGCCGCTGATCTATTTTGATAATGCAGCGACAAACCAGAAGCCTCAAAGGGTGATGGATGCCCTCTCCTATTACTATGCGCATGACAATGCAAATATTCATAGAGGAATTCACACCTTAGCCGAAAGGGCTACAGCAGCATTTGAAGAAACCCGTAAGGCTGTACAAAACTTTATTGGAGCCAACGAAGCTGAAGAAATCATTTTCACAAAAGGTACTTCTGAAAGCATCAACCTTGTGGCAAGCTCATGGGGAAGAAAGTTTTTAAATGCTGGTGATGAGGTTTTGATTTCAACAATGGAGCATCATTCTAACATCGTCCCATGGCAAATGATATGTGAAGAGCGCGGTGCTAGTTTGAAAGTCATGCCAATAAATCCAGAAGGTGAAATCTTACTGGAAGAAGCAGAGAAATTAATTACGGTTAAAACGAAAATGGTCGCTTTTAATCATGCTTCAAATACCTTGGGCACTGTTAACCCAGTGAAGAGGCTCACTAAAATTGCCCACAGCGTAGGCGCAAAAGTTTTAGTAGACGGAGCGCAATCAACATCGCATTTAAAAGTTGACGTCCGAGATTTGGACGTAGACTTCTTCGCTTTTTCAGCGCATAAAATGTACGGACCAACTGGTTTGGGTATTCTATACGGTAAACGCTCCGTTTTAGAGAAAATGCCTCCTTATCAAGGTGGTGGTGAAATGATTAAGGAAGTTTCGTTTGGTAAGACTACTTACAACGATATCCCCTATAAATTTGAAGCAGGTACACCTGATATAGCGAATGTAATTGCCCTAAAGAAAGCGATAGAATTTATCGATGAACTGGGCAAAGAAAACATAGCTGCTTACGAAAGTGAACTTTTGAGGTATGGCACCGAGAAGCTAAGTGCTATCGAAGGAGTTCGCATTGTCGGTACCGCTAAAGAAAAAGTGAGTGTAATATCTTTTGAAGTTGAAGGCATTCATCATTTCGATTTGGGCATGTGGCTAGATGCCAAAGGTATCGCTGTTAGAACAGGACATCATTGTACACAACCTTTAATGGATCATTTTTGCATTGAGGGAACTGCTAGAGCCTCATTCTCGGTTTACAACACCAAAGAAGAAATAGACGCTTTTATTGAAGCATTAAAAGTCATTATAAGCAAATTCAAATAA
- the sufD gene encoding Fe-S cluster assembly protein SufD encodes MDKLAGQSIIDTLLDRFDEFEKGLNGQSKSSIHGVRKNAFDVLKDKGFPAPKDEEYKFTNFTKAIEKNIDFNTPENTDTVSATVVSGVKIENLDAYNCVFVNGKYSAELSDQIDEKGLTVTTFATAAKENTDTLSSYFGKHANAEKDAFVALNTAFSQNGFFIQVDDNVIIDKPIALHFIGDSSKSQSIYNVRNIVAVGKSSQITIIEKFDTIGEHKSFTNVVNEIFVDKNANTKYFKIENDTTDAYHMSNIAIAQERDSTFTANTIALDGAMVRNNLEIKLNGEGCEAYMNGLYLLNGKTHVDNHTVVDHIEPNSYSNELYKGILNDKSKGVFNGKIFVRQEAQKTNAFQSNKNILLTNDATINTKPQLEIWADDVKCSHGCTTGQLDNDALFYLQARGIKKEHARAILLNAFASDVIENLEIEALQRYVEDIISKRLEV; translated from the coding sequence ATGGATAAATTAGCAGGCCAGTCAATCATTGACACCTTATTAGACCGTTTCGATGAGTTCGAAAAAGGTTTAAATGGTCAGAGTAAATCTTCCATTCATGGTGTAAGGAAAAATGCCTTTGATGTATTGAAGGACAAAGGATTCCCAGCGCCCAAGGACGAAGAGTACAAATTCACAAACTTTACCAAGGCAATTGAAAAGAATATCGATTTCAATACACCTGAAAATACCGACACTGTAAGTGCAACCGTTGTTTCAGGGGTGAAAATTGAAAATCTAGATGCTTATAATTGTGTATTTGTAAATGGTAAATACAGTGCTGAATTATCGGATCAGATCGATGAAAAAGGGCTAACTGTCACAACTTTTGCAACTGCTGCCAAAGAGAATACTGACACACTCTCAAGTTATTTCGGCAAACATGCCAACGCAGAAAAAGATGCCTTTGTCGCACTAAATACAGCATTTAGTCAAAATGGATTCTTTATTCAGGTCGACGATAATGTAATCATAGATAAGCCGATTGCTTTACATTTTATTGGAGATAGTAGTAAAAGTCAATCTATCTATAATGTAAGGAACATAGTTGCTGTCGGTAAGTCATCTCAGATCACTATTATCGAAAAGTTTGATACTATCGGTGAACACAAATCATTTACTAATGTGGTGAATGAGATATTCGTGGATAAAAATGCTAACACCAAGTATTTCAAAATAGAAAACGACACCACCGATGCCTACCACATGTCTAACATAGCGATAGCACAAGAAAGAGATAGTACGTTCACTGCCAATACGATCGCTTTAGATGGTGCTATGGTTCGAAACAACCTAGAAATCAAATTGAATGGTGAAGGTTGTGAGGCCTACATGAATGGGCTCTATCTACTTAATGGAAAAACCCATGTAGATAACCATACGGTAGTAGATCATATTGAGCCTAACTCTTATTCAAATGAACTCTATAAAGGCATCCTAAACGATAAGTCTAAAGGTGTTTTTAATGGTAAGATTTTCGTGAGACAAGAAGCTCAAAAAACGAATGCTTTTCAGTCAAATAAAAACATCCTGTTAACCAACGATGCAACAATTAACACTAAACCACAGCTTGAGATTTGGGCTGATGATGTGAAGTGTTCTCATGGTTGTACAACAGGTCAACTTGATAACGATGCCTTGTTTTATCTACAAGCGAGAGGGATCAAAAAAGAGCACGCAAGAGCCATATTACTCAATGCGTTTGCAAGTGACGTGATAGAGAATTTAGAGATTGAAGCACTTCAACGATATGTTGAAGATATAATTTCAAAAAGACTGGAGGTGTAA
- the sufC gene encoding Fe-S cluster assembly ATPase SufC, with product MLSINNLQARIEEKEILRGINLEVKPGEVHAIMGPNGSGKSTLASVLAGREDYEVTGGAVDFLGKDLLDMDADERAREGVFLAFQYPVEIPGVSTTNFMKTAINQVREHHGEKPLDAVSFLKLMKEKMKLVEIDQSLLSRSLNEGFSGGEKKRNEIFQMAMLEPKLAILDETDSGLDIDALKIVANGVNVLKSQDNATIVVTHYQRLLDYIVPDHVHVLYNGRIVKSGDKSLALELEAKGYDWIKEEADATV from the coding sequence ATGCTAAGCATAAATAATTTACAAGCAAGAATAGAAGAAAAGGAAATACTGAGAGGTATTAACCTTGAAGTTAAACCTGGAGAGGTTCACGCGATCATGGGACCAAACGGTTCCGGTAAAAGTACACTCGCATCTGTTTTGGCAGGTAGAGAAGATTACGAAGTTACCGGTGGAGCAGTAGATTTCTTAGGTAAAGATTTATTGGATATGGATGCCGACGAAAGAGCCAGAGAAGGTGTATTCTTGGCATTCCAGTACCCAGTAGAAATCCCCGGAGTATCGACAACCAACTTTATGAAGACCGCCATCAACCAGGTACGCGAGCACCACGGTGAAAAACCATTGGATGCTGTTTCTTTCTTGAAATTGATGAAGGAGAAAATGAAATTGGTTGAAATAGACCAATCACTTTTAAGCCGATCATTGAACGAAGGGTTCTCTGGTGGAGAAAAGAAACGAAACGAAATCTTTCAAATGGCTATGCTAGAGCCAAAATTGGCTATTCTTGACGAAACTGATTCTGGCTTAGATATCGATGCATTGAAAATTGTAGCTAACGGCGTCAATGTGCTGAAATCTCAAGACAATGCCACCATTGTAGTGACTCACTACCAAAGGTTACTGGATTACATTGTACCTGATCATGTACATGTATTATATAACGGTCGTATTGTAAAATCTGGCGATAAGAGTTTAGCACTAGAACTTGAGGCTAAAGGATACGATTGGATTAAAGAAGAAGCTGACGCAACTGTTTAA
- the sufB gene encoding Fe-S cluster assembly protein SufB — protein sequence MSTDDQILEEFTNKEYEFGWTVDLEADEAPKGLSEDIVRFISAKKEEPEWLLNWRLDAYRAWLKMEEPEWPNVKYPKVDYQDLIYYSAPKKGASPKSLDEVDPELLATFEKLGISLTEQKRLTGVAVDAVIDSVSVATTFKDTLGKLGIIFCSFSEAVKEHSELVKKHMGSVVPVTDNYFAALNSAVFSDGSFAYIPKGVRCPMELSTYFRINAANTGQFERTLIVAEEGSYVSYLEGCTAPMRDENQLHAAVVEIKTAKDAEVKYSTVQNWYPGDKDGNGGIYNFVTKRGICEGDNSKISWTQVETGSAVTWKYPSCILKGDNSQGEFYSVAVTNNHQQADTGTKMIHIGKNTKSRIVSKGISAGYSQNSYRGQVKVMKRAENARNFSQCDSLLMGNKCGAHTFPYIDIENQSAHVEHEATTSKIGEDQIFYCQQRGIDEESAVALIVNGYAKEVLNQLPMEFAVEAQKLLALTLEGSVG from the coding sequence ATGAGTACCGACGACCAGATTTTAGAGGAATTCACAAATAAAGAATACGAATTTGGCTGGACTGTAGACCTTGAAGCAGATGAAGCGCCCAAAGGTTTAAGTGAAGACATTGTCCGGTTTATTTCAGCGAAAAAAGAAGAGCCAGAATGGTTACTTAATTGGCGTTTAGATGCTTATAGAGCTTGGCTAAAAATGGAAGAACCTGAATGGCCAAACGTCAAATACCCAAAAGTTGACTACCAAGATTTAATTTATTATTCAGCACCTAAAAAAGGTGCCTCTCCTAAATCTTTAGATGAGGTAGATCCTGAGTTACTGGCAACTTTCGAGAAACTCGGTATTTCTCTAACAGAGCAAAAAAGACTTACAGGCGTAGCTGTAGATGCTGTAATTGACTCCGTTTCTGTTGCAACTACCTTTAAAGATACACTGGGCAAATTGGGAATTATCTTCTGCTCATTTTCAGAAGCCGTTAAAGAACACTCAGAATTAGTCAAAAAACATATGGGTAGCGTAGTTCCTGTTACAGACAATTACTTTGCCGCCCTAAATTCAGCTGTTTTCTCAGATGGTTCATTTGCTTACATCCCTAAAGGTGTAAGATGCCCTATGGAGCTTTCCACTTACTTTAGAATCAACGCTGCCAACACTGGCCAATTCGAAAGAACACTGATTGTAGCCGAAGAAGGTTCTTATGTAAGCTATTTAGAAGGTTGTACAGCACCGATGCGTGATGAAAATCAATTGCATGCCGCAGTTGTAGAAATCAAAACAGCAAAAGACGCAGAAGTAAAGTACTCTACCGTACAAAACTGGTACCCAGGTGATAAAGACGGAAACGGAGGGATTTACAACTTTGTAACGAAGAGAGGCATTTGTGAGGGAGATAATTCAAAAATCTCATGGACCCAAGTAGAGACAGGTTCGGCAGTTACTTGGAAATACCCTTCATGTATCTTGAAAGGTGACAATTCTCAAGGTGAATTCTACTCCGTGGCAGTAACTAACAACCACCAACAGGCTGATACAGGTACTAAAATGATTCACATTGGTAAAAACACCAAATCTAGAATCGTATCGAAAGGAATATCAGCTGGATATTCTCAAAACAGCTATCGCGGACAGGTAAAAGTGATGAAACGTGCTGAAAATGCTCGAAACTTCTCACAATGTGATTCCTTGTTGATGGGTAATAAGTGTGGTGCACATACTTTCCCATATATAGATATTGAAAACCAGTCGGCACATGTAGAACATGAAGCCACTACTTCGAAAATCGGTGAAGATCAAATCTTTTACTGTCAACAAAGAGGTATTGACGAAGAATCAGCTGTAGCACTCATCGTAAATGGGTATGCAAAAGAGGTGTTGAATCAATTACCAATGGAATTCGCCGTTGAGGCCCAAAAGCTATTGGCTTTAACCCTAGAAGGATCGGTAGGTTAG
- a CDS encoding Lrp/AsnC ligand binding domain-containing protein, with amino-acid sequence MPDNYEIDNVDLKILSLLQHNAKKPYTEVAKKAFVSSGTVHVRMNKLEKMGVVKGASLDLNLNALGYTVGSFLGVFLSKSSLYDQVAAQLAKIPEITSIHYTTGNYSMFVRIYAKSTDHLKDILHDKIQKVDGIERTETFVILEETMNRSISLH; translated from the coding sequence ATGCCCGATAATTACGAAATCGATAACGTAGATCTCAAAATCCTTTCTCTGCTTCAGCACAACGCGAAAAAACCTTATACAGAAGTAGCCAAAAAAGCCTTTGTCTCTAGTGGTACTGTTCATGTAAGGATGAATAAGCTTGAAAAAATGGGCGTTGTTAAAGGTGCTTCACTTGACCTAAACCTTAATGCGCTAGGCTATACGGTTGGCTCCTTTCTGGGCGTCTTTCTATCCAAAAGCTCACTTTATGACCAGGTAGCCGCCCAGCTTGCGAAAATCCCAGAGATCACCTCAATTCATTATACCACAGGAAACTATAGTATGTTCGTAAGAATTTACGCCAAAAGTACCGATCACTTAAAGGATATTTTACATGATAAGATTCAAAAAGTAGATGGGATTGAACGCACAGAAACCTTCGTTATTCTAGAGGAAACAATGAACCGAAGTATCAGCCTACACTAG
- a CDS encoding DUF4221 family protein: MRNSLLLLFLLVLSCQTQPENKIEEPGQLSLAFTKTIELPLDKMSVQRSPQFQYFRYLEENFLAHYNQPDNSIKILSLDQKALTQTIRLNTYGPDALIDMDGSPKNFKIISPDSIFIYSIVQEKIFLINSKAKIRNYWEAPIESLGPEYPVAVFTTLCSLVIRENKILFTSRISWFPNGPSPLLVLPLDKNKKTERIPKELKLYDEHDVSLLGDANSFRASNTVTQDGTLLISYPLDHRIMTVDQDLNINYIELKNPKVGILKGFGKKINAEIYASNEFHEYNFITSKYHAIISDPYNQLIYRIAKLPYSINEFRNVQNGAKYEGLDFSIMIYDDQFNYIGEKTFEKSKIYDMTSILVTPNGLMIRKTSEDEDTLVFDIFQPKELK; the protein is encoded by the coding sequence ATGCGCAATTCTTTACTTCTACTATTTCTTTTAGTCTTATCCTGCCAAACTCAGCCTGAAAATAAAATTGAAGAACCTGGTCAACTGTCTTTGGCTTTTACCAAAACAATTGAATTGCCTTTAGACAAAATGAGTGTCCAAAGAAGCCCACAGTTTCAATACTTCCGATATCTAGAGGAAAACTTTTTGGCCCACTATAACCAACCTGATAACTCCATAAAAATACTTTCCCTTGACCAGAAGGCTTTGACCCAAACCATTAGATTAAACACCTACGGACCTGATGCCTTGATTGATATGGACGGATCGCCAAAGAACTTCAAAATTATTAGTCCAGACTCGATTTTCATCTACTCTATTGTTCAAGAAAAAATCTTTTTAATCAATTCAAAAGCGAAAATTCGTAATTATTGGGAGGCACCTATCGAGTCACTTGGACCTGAGTACCCTGTGGCCGTCTTTACTACGCTTTGCTCACTAGTCATTCGTGAAAACAAAATTTTATTCACTAGTCGTATTTCATGGTTTCCCAACGGCCCTTCACCTTTGTTAGTACTGCCTTTAGACAAGAACAAAAAGACTGAAAGAATCCCAAAAGAGCTTAAGCTTTATGATGAGCACGATGTTTCCTTACTCGGAGACGCCAACTCTTTTCGAGCGTCAAATACAGTTACTCAAGATGGAACTCTACTAATCAGCTACCCTCTTGACCATAGAATAATGACCGTTGATCAAGACTTAAACATCAATTACATCGAATTAAAAAACCCAAAAGTAGGCATACTAAAAGGTTTCGGTAAGAAGATTAATGCAGAAATCTATGCCTCAAATGAATTTCATGAATACAATTTCATAACATCTAAATATCATGCTATTATATCCGACCCTTATAACCAACTCATCTACAGAATAGCTAAACTACCTTACTCAATTAATGAATTCAGAAATGTACAAAACGGTGCCAAATATGAAGGCCTCGACTTCTCAATAATGATATACGATGATCAATTCAATTACATCGGTGAAAAGACCTTCGAAAAGTCTAAGATCTATGATATGACCTCAATTCTAGTTACTCCAAATGGTTTGATGATAAGAAAAACATCCGAAGATGAGGATACTCTGGTCTTTGATATTTTCCAACCTAAAGAACTTAAATAA